One genomic window of Azospirillum sp. TSH100 includes the following:
- a CDS encoding nucleoside deaminase codes for MPFPRHMDLAFAAAEAAAARGEVPVGAVVVDPATGAVLATAGNRTEELCDPSAHAELLAIREACAQRGQPRLPGCDLYVTLEPCALCAAAISFARIRRVYYGAYDPKGGAVDHGPRFFTQPTCHHTPEVYSGIGETRAGALLRDFFKQRR; via the coding sequence ATGCCGTTTCCCCGCCATATGGACCTCGCCTTCGCCGCCGCCGAGGCCGCCGCCGCGCGTGGCGAGGTGCCGGTCGGTGCCGTCGTCGTCGATCCCGCCACCGGCGCCGTCCTCGCCACCGCCGGCAACCGGACGGAGGAGTTGTGCGACCCTTCCGCCCATGCCGAACTTCTGGCGATTCGTGAAGCCTGCGCACAGCGCGGCCAGCCCCGCCTGCCCGGCTGCGACCTGTATGTGACGCTGGAGCCCTGCGCGCTTTGCGCCGCGGCGATCAGCTTCGCCCGCATCCGGCGGGTCTATTACGGCGCCTATGATCCCAAGGGCGGCGCTGTCGACCACGGCCCGCGCTTCTTCACCCAGCCGACCTGCCACCACACGCCGGAGGTCTACAGCGGCATCGGCGAAACCCGCGCCGGCGCGCTGCTGAGGGACTTCTTCAAGCAGCGGCGATAG
- the xseA gene encoding exodeoxyribonuclease VII large subunit: MTSENAPLIAPEPRPGSNLPEFTVGDLARRLKRSIEEEFGFVRVRGEISQPKKHSSGHCYMRLKDDSAVIEAVCWRGTMAKLAVRPEEGLEVIVTGRMTTYPGRSQYQLIVESMELAGEGALLKMLEERKRRLAAEGLFDPARKTRIPFLPDVIGVVTSPTGAVIRDILHRLNDRFPRHVLLWPVAVQGERAAAEVTAAIEGFNRIQPGGRVPRPDLIIVARGGGSLEDLMAFNEENVVRAAASSAIPLISAVGHETDTTLIDFASDLRAPTPTAAAEMAVPVRGELLAQILDDERRLVACALRAVEDRRNRVEGLARGLGDPRALLEGQAQRLDDRAERLNLAASALLERRRTRVGELSAKLRHPREKLAQAEQKLASESRALDSGLRHAVTTAGGRFERVAGRLSLTPARVKLADGERRIADLTPRLDRSYAKGVADKAATLASLGQLLESYSYKGVLARGFALIEDRDGRPVTRADQTTPGLAVTIVFADDAKVAATIDGGTKVDSTNEPSTDTKPEKKVAPRKPRVVPVQGSLF; this comes from the coding sequence ATGACGTCCGAAAACGCACCCCTGATCGCCCCGGAACCGCGCCCCGGCTCCAACCTTCCGGAATTCACGGTCGGCGATCTCGCCCGCCGGCTGAAGCGCAGCATCGAGGAGGAATTCGGCTTCGTCCGCGTCCGCGGCGAGATCAGCCAGCCGAAGAAGCACAGCTCCGGCCACTGCTACATGCGTCTCAAGGACGACAGCGCGGTGATCGAGGCGGTGTGCTGGCGCGGCACCATGGCCAAGCTGGCCGTCCGGCCGGAGGAGGGCCTGGAGGTCATCGTCACCGGCCGGATGACGACCTATCCCGGCCGCTCGCAGTACCAGCTGATCGTCGAGTCGATGGAGCTGGCCGGCGAAGGCGCCCTCCTGAAGATGCTGGAGGAGCGCAAGCGGCGGCTGGCGGCGGAGGGGCTGTTCGACCCCGCCCGCAAGACGCGCATCCCCTTCCTGCCCGACGTGATCGGCGTCGTCACCTCCCCCACCGGGGCGGTCATCCGCGACATCCTGCACCGGCTGAACGACCGCTTCCCCCGCCATGTCCTGCTGTGGCCGGTCGCGGTGCAGGGCGAGCGTGCGGCGGCCGAGGTGACGGCGGCCATCGAGGGCTTCAACCGCATCCAGCCCGGCGGTCGCGTTCCCCGGCCCGATCTCATCATCGTGGCGCGCGGCGGCGGCTCGCTGGAAGACCTGATGGCCTTCAACGAGGAGAATGTCGTCCGTGCCGCAGCAAGCAGCGCCATTCCGCTCATCTCCGCCGTCGGGCACGAGACCGACACCACCCTGATCGACTTTGCCTCCGACCTGCGGGCCCCCACCCCGACGGCAGCCGCCGAGATGGCGGTGCCGGTGCGCGGCGAACTGCTGGCCCAGATCCTCGACGACGAGCGCCGCCTCGTCGCCTGCGCCTTGCGCGCGGTGGAGGACCGCCGCAACCGGGTGGAGGGGCTTGCCCGCGGCCTGGGCGATCCCCGCGCCCTGCTGGAGGGCCAAGCCCAGCGTCTGGACGACCGGGCGGAGCGGCTGAACCTTGCCGCCTCGGCCCTGCTGGAACGACGCCGCACCCGCGTCGGCGAGCTGTCCGCCAAGCTGCGCCACCCGCGCGAGAAGCTGGCCCAGGCGGAACAGAAGCTGGCCTCTGAGAGCCGCGCCCTCGACTCAGGCCTGCGCCATGCGGTGACCACTGCCGGCGGGCGGTTCGAGCGTGTCGCCGGCCGGCTGTCGCTGACCCCGGCGCGGGTGAAGCTGGCGGATGGAGAACGCCGCATCGCCGACCTGACGCCGCGCCTCGACCGCAGCTATGCCAAGGGCGTTGCCGACAAGGCGGCAACGCTGGCCTCGCTCGGGCAGTTGCTGGAGAGCTACAGCTACAAGGGCGTGCTGGCCCGCGGCTTCGCTCTGATCGAGGACCGCGACGGCCGCCCGGTGACCCGCGCCGATCAGACGACGCCGGGTCTGGCGGTCACCATCGTCTTCGCCGATGACGCCAAAGTTGCAGCTACGATCGATGGTGGCACAAAGGTAGATTCAACGAACGAGCCGTCGACCGACACCAAGCCGGAGAAGAAGGTCGCACCACGCAAGCCACGGGTGGTTCCGGTGCAGGGGAGTTTGTTTTAG
- a CDS encoding pseudouridine synthase has protein sequence MDRSDTAKKSDSAANGGERIAKRLARAGLCSRRDAERWIAEGRVAVNSRVLDSPACVVRPGDIVQVDGKVIPEPEPARLWRYHKPSGLVTTARDEKGRETVFDRLPPDLPRVVSIGRLDLTTEGLLLLTNDGELARFLELPATGWTRRYRVRVFGEVDEKQLLALEKGPTIEGVKYGPIEAVLDRIQGRNAWLTVSLKEGKNREIRKVMESLGLQVNRLIRVAYGPFQLGKLEEGAVEEVPKRVVREQIAPFFGTAEGAEPAESGTKQRAKARAEAAVKAAPAKKAPGGARAGGKTDGAAEAKAAPKRAPRSATKRHEAEAARTEEAKPARRGTSTRGTLSLGGASSAKPGRSGKPDGARSDSPRSEGTRSRDAKPREDRPRDGKAPGFKPGGPKSTGSKPTGPKGAGPAPRGGPKAGGGDRSGGDRSGGGAGGRTERPRADRRR, from the coding sequence ATGGACCGCTCCGATACTGCCAAGAAATCCGATTCCGCCGCGAATGGTGGGGAACGCATCGCCAAGCGACTGGCGCGCGCCGGGCTTTGCTCGCGCCGCGACGCCGAACGCTGGATCGCCGAGGGCCGCGTCGCGGTCAACAGCCGCGTGCTCGACAGCCCGGCCTGCGTGGTGCGCCCCGGCGACATCGTGCAGGTCGACGGCAAGGTCATTCCGGAGCCGGAGCCGGCCCGCCTGTGGCGCTATCACAAGCCGTCGGGGCTGGTCACCACCGCCCGCGACGAGAAGGGGCGCGAGACCGTCTTCGACCGGCTGCCCCCCGACCTGCCGCGCGTCGTCTCCATCGGTCGCCTCGACCTGACGACCGAGGGGCTGCTGCTGCTGACCAACGACGGCGAGCTTGCCCGCTTCCTGGAGCTGCCCGCCACCGGCTGGACCCGCCGCTACCGCGTGCGCGTGTTCGGCGAGGTCGACGAGAAGCAGCTGCTGGCGCTGGAAAAGGGCCCGACCATCGAGGGCGTCAAGTACGGCCCGATCGAAGCCGTGCTCGACCGCATCCAGGGCCGCAACGCCTGGCTGACCGTCAGCCTGAAGGAAGGCAAGAACCGCGAGATCCGCAAGGTGATGGAGTCGCTCGGGCTTCAGGTGAACCGGCTGATCCGCGTCGCCTATGGCCCCTTCCAGCTCGGCAAGCTGGAGGAAGGCGCCGTCGAGGAGGTGCCGAAGCGCGTCGTCCGCGAACAGATCGCCCCCTTCTTCGGCACGGCCGAAGGGGCGGAGCCTGCCGAATCCGGCACCAAGCAGCGCGCCAAGGCGAGGGCCGAGGCGGCGGTGAAGGCCGCTCCGGCGAAGAAGGCGCCCGGCGGCGCCCGTGCCGGCGGCAAGACCGACGGGGCCGCAGAGGCCAAGGCGGCCCCGAAGCGGGCTCCCCGGTCCGCCACCAAACGGCACGAGGCCGAAGCCGCCCGCACCGAAGAGGCCAAGCCGGCCCGGCGTGGCACCTCCACGCGCGGCACGCTGTCGCTCGGCGGTGCTTCATCGGCCAAGCCCGGTCGGTCCGGCAAGCCGGATGGTGCGCGGTCCGACTCTCCGCGGTCCGAGGGCACGCGCTCCCGTGATGCCAAACCCCGTGAGGACAGGCCGCGGGACGGCAAGGCTCCGGGCTTCAAGCCGGGCGGTCCCAAGTCGACCGGTTCCAAGCCGACCGGTCCCAAGGGTGCCGGTCCGGCGCCGCGGGGCGGGCCGAAGGCTGGCGGCGGTGACAGGTCGGGTGGCGACAGGTCCGGTGGCGGAGCCGGCGGACGGACGGAGCGCCCGCGTGCGGATCGTCGGCGGTAA
- the rsmD gene encoding 16S rRNA (guanine(966)-N(2))-methyltransferase RsmD: protein MRIVGGKHRGRSLVAPGGRDTRPTTDRTRQAIFNILAHADWAPEFEGAAVVDAFCGTGALGLEALSRGASWCGFLDMGRPALDAVRANVEALRETANTRILRADATKPPPAPHSCMLAFLDPPYGQGLAPRALEGLLHAGWLADGALAVVEVADRDPLPLPDGFTAVDDRRYGDTRVAFLTVRS from the coding sequence GTGCGGATCGTCGGCGGTAAGCACCGCGGCCGCAGTCTGGTGGCGCCGGGCGGGCGCGATACCCGCCCCACCACCGACCGCACCCGGCAAGCCATCTTCAACATCCTGGCCCACGCCGACTGGGCGCCCGAGTTCGAGGGCGCCGCGGTCGTCGATGCCTTCTGCGGTACCGGCGCGCTGGGGCTTGAAGCCCTGTCGCGCGGCGCCTCCTGGTGCGGCTTCCTCGACATGGGCCGGCCGGCGCTGGACGCCGTGCGCGCCAATGTCGAAGCCCTGCGCGAGACGGCGAACACCCGGATCCTGCGCGCCGATGCGACCAAGCCGCCGCCGGCGCCGCATTCCTGCATGCTGGCCTTCCTCGACCCGCCCTATGGTCAGGGGCTGGCGCCGCGGGCACTGGAGGGTCTGTTGCACGCCGGCTGGCTGGCCGATGGCGCGCTCGCCGTGGTCGAGGTCGCCGACCGCGATCCTCTGCCGCTTCCCGACGGCTTCACGGCGGTCGACGACCGCCGCTATGGCGACACCCGCGTCGCCTTTCTGACGGTCCGCTCCTAA
- a CDS encoding alpha-amylase family protein, giving the protein MIRDLWYKNAVIYNLSLSTFMDANGDGIGDFQGLLRRLDYLHGLGVTCLWLGPFQTSPMKDDGYDVADYYNVDPRYGTLGDFVEFTHACEQRGIRVIIDLVINHTSDEHPWFKAARSDPNSKYRDWYVWSDRKPENADKGMVFPGVQKSTWTYDREAKAWYFHRFYKFQPDLNTAHPEVHAELLKIMGFWIQLGVAGFRMDAVPFIIAEKGADVTKPKEQFGMLRSFREFVQWRRGDAALLAEANILPEDDLEYFGIDGDRCHMVFNFQVNQHLFHALATADTGPLAQALEVTKPRPATAQWGTFLRNHDELDLGRLTDRQRQAVFDAFGPDTSMQLYDRGIRRRLAPMLHADRRRIELAYSLMFTLPGTPVIRYGDEIGMGDDLSLKERECARTPMQWSDEPHGGFTKSDDPEVPVISGGVFGYERINAAIQRRNPESLLNWTERIIRMRKECPEIGWGDFQILKTGRPEVLALRYDWRNNGVVVLHNLSDKPCEVVLDVDGHGEGCRLVNLLSEDHSEPDDKGRHHLVMEAYGYRWFRVGGLDYLLRRTEADGKPGDEV; this is encoded by the coding sequence ATGATCCGGGACCTTTGGTACAAGAACGCGGTGATCTACAATCTGTCGCTGTCGACCTTCATGGACGCCAACGGCGACGGCATCGGCGATTTCCAGGGGCTGCTGCGCCGGCTCGACTATCTGCACGGGCTTGGGGTGACCTGCCTGTGGCTGGGGCCGTTCCAGACCTCGCCGATGAAGGATGACGGGTACGACGTCGCCGATTACTACAATGTCGATCCGCGTTACGGCACGCTGGGCGACTTCGTCGAGTTCACCCACGCCTGCGAACAGCGCGGCATCCGCGTCATCATCGATCTGGTCATCAACCACACCTCCGACGAGCACCCGTGGTTCAAGGCCGCCCGCAGCGACCCGAACAGCAAGTATCGCGACTGGTATGTCTGGTCGGACAGGAAGCCGGAGAATGCCGACAAGGGCATGGTCTTTCCCGGCGTGCAGAAATCGACCTGGACCTATGACCGGGAGGCCAAGGCCTGGTACTTCCACCGCTTCTACAAATTCCAGCCCGACCTGAACACCGCCCACCCGGAGGTGCATGCCGAACTGCTGAAGATCATGGGCTTCTGGATCCAGCTGGGGGTAGCCGGCTTCCGCATGGACGCCGTGCCCTTCATCATCGCGGAGAAGGGGGCCGACGTCACCAAGCCGAAGGAGCAGTTCGGCATGCTGCGCAGCTTCCGCGAATTCGTGCAGTGGCGACGCGGCGACGCCGCCCTGCTGGCGGAGGCCAACATCCTGCCGGAAGACGACCTGGAATATTTCGGCATCGATGGCGACCGCTGCCACATGGTGTTCAATTTCCAGGTCAACCAGCACCTGTTCCATGCGCTGGCCACCGCCGACACGGGCCCGCTCGCCCAGGCGCTGGAGGTGACGAAGCCGCGGCCGGCCACCGCCCAGTGGGGCACCTTCCTGCGCAACCATGACGAGCTGGACCTGGGCCGGCTGACCGACAGGCAGCGGCAGGCCGTCTTCGACGCCTTCGGGCCGGACACGTCGATGCAGCTGTACGACCGTGGCATCCGGCGGCGGCTCGCGCCGATGCTGCACGCCGACCGGCGGCGGATCGAGCTGGCCTATAGCCTGATGTTCACCCTGCCGGGGACGCCGGTCATCCGCTATGGCGACGAGATCGGCATGGGCGACGACCTGTCGTTGAAGGAGCGAGAATGCGCCCGCACGCCGATGCAATGGTCGGACGAACCACATGGCGGCTTCACCAAGTCCGACGATCCGGAAGTCCCGGTCATCAGCGGCGGTGTCTTCGGCTATGAGCGGATCAACGCAGCGATCCAGCGCCGCAACCCTGAATCGCTGCTGAACTGGACCGAGCGCATCATCCGCATGCGCAAGGAATGCCCGGAGATCGGCTGGGGCGACTTCCAAATCCTGAAGACGGGCCGGCCGGAGGTGCTGGCCCTGCGCTACGACTGGCGCAACAACGGCGTGGTCGTCCTGCACAATCTGTCGGACAAGCCCTGCGAAGTCGTCCTCGACGTGGATGGCCATGGCGAGGGCTGCCGGCTGGTCAATCTGCTGTCGGAGGACCACAGCGAACCCGACGACAAGGGCCGCCACCATCTGGTGATGGAGGCCTATGGCTATCGCTGGTTCCGGGTTGGCGGGCTGGACTATCTGCTGCGGCGGACGGAAGCGGATGGCAAGCCCGGCGACGAGGTTTAG
- a CDS encoding PAS domain-containing methyl-accepting chemotaxis protein, with the protein MLSFRKPQDNQAAEELALLGRHAGVGLWDAVIHNGDPMHAQSRWHWSPEFRRLVGFDHDDNAGFPDKVGSWADRLHPDDAKPTFDAFMACLNDRSGRTGYDVNYRLKVKDGSYRWFRAIGGVARDASGLALRACGSLIDIDAERNELERAKLLDRHAGVGLWDAVFHNGDPMHTQSRWHWSPEFRRLVGFDRDDKAGFPDKVGSWADRLHPDDAKRTFDAFMACLNDRSGRTGYDVEYRLKMKDGSYRWFRAIGGVARDGNGLALRACGSLIDIDGQKVAELRQMEMDGERRRSVASLAESLDREVGTAADRATANAQTVAAATEELSASISDISNRANEASGASLKASEEATRTNAAVEALVTSAERIGAITKLINSIASQTNLLALNATIEAARAGDAGRGFAVVANEVKSLAQQSGNAADDIAAQIASVQQEALHAVDAIRRIGSIVTDVQQISTTIAAAVSQQESATKEIAHSVTRVVRDIEVVSQNIASTSERLRA; encoded by the coding sequence ATGTTGTCGTTCCGCAAGCCGCAGGACAATCAGGCTGCCGAAGAACTGGCTCTGCTGGGACGCCATGCGGGTGTCGGGTTGTGGGATGCCGTGATCCACAATGGCGATCCGATGCACGCGCAGAGCCGCTGGCACTGGTCGCCGGAATTCCGCCGCCTCGTCGGCTTCGACCATGACGACAATGCCGGCTTCCCCGACAAGGTCGGGTCCTGGGCCGACCGGCTGCATCCCGACGATGCCAAGCCGACCTTCGACGCCTTCATGGCCTGCCTGAACGACCGCAGCGGCCGCACCGGCTATGACGTGAATTACCGGTTGAAGGTGAAGGACGGCAGCTATCGCTGGTTCCGCGCCATCGGTGGCGTCGCCCGCGACGCCAGTGGCCTGGCGCTGCGCGCCTGCGGATCGCTGATCGACATCGATGCCGAGCGCAACGAACTGGAGCGCGCCAAGCTGCTCGACCGCCATGCCGGCGTCGGGCTTTGGGATGCCGTCTTCCACAATGGCGACCCGATGCACACGCAGAGCCGCTGGCACTGGTCGCCGGAATTCCGCCGCCTCGTCGGCTTCGACCGCGACGACAAGGCCGGCTTCCCGGACAAGGTCGGCTCCTGGGCCGACCGGCTGCACCCGGACGATGCCAAGCGTACCTTCGATGCCTTCATGGCCTGCCTGAACGACCGCAGCGGCCGCACCGGCTACGATGTCGAATACCGCCTGAAGATGAAGGACGGCAGCTACCGCTGGTTCCGCGCCATCGGCGGCGTCGCCCGCGACGGCAACGGTCTGGCGCTGCGCGCCTGCGGCTCGCTGATCGACATCGATGGGCAGAAGGTCGCCGAATTGCGGCAGATGGAGATGGATGGCGAGCGCCGCCGCAGCGTCGCCAGCCTTGCCGAGTCGCTGGACCGCGAGGTCGGCACCGCCGCCGACCGCGCCACCGCCAACGCCCAGACCGTCGCCGCCGCGACGGAAGAGCTGTCGGCCTCGATCTCCGACATCAGCAACCGCGCCAACGAGGCGTCCGGCGCCTCGCTGAAGGCATCGGAAGAGGCGACCCGCACCAACGCCGCAGTGGAGGCCCTGGTCACCTCGGCCGAGCGCATCGGCGCCATCACCAAGTTGATCAACAGCATCGCCTCGCAGACCAACCTGCTGGCGCTGAACGCCACCATCGAGGCCGCCCGCGCCGGCGATGCCGGGCGCGGCTTCGCCGTCGTCGCCAACGAGGTGAAGTCGCTGGCACAGCAGAGCGGCAATGCCGCCGACGACATCGCGGCGCAGATCGCGTCGGTCCAGCAGGAGGCCCTGCACGCGGTCGACGCCATCCGCCGCATCGGTTCGATCGTCACCGACGTTCAGCAGATCTCCACCACCATCGCCGCCGCGGTTTCGCAGCAGGAATCGGCGACCAAGGAGATCGCCCACAGCGTCACCCGCGTGGTCCGCGACATCGAAGTGGTGTCGCAGAACATCGCCTCCACCTCGGAACGGCTGCGGGCGTAA
- a CDS encoding Holotricin-3 precursor: MKYRSASLILALSLVLTAASVDPFAGFGSSAAFARGGNGGGNGGGNGGGNSGGNGGSHGNSASHSQSSSHAQTGDSAGASRTDDATQDAKMRAAQIHAAAVAHPSQISAAKTDAVADELGNLNAAHASATARANAAPTSMVGKIATYDAAMRQALSISDPVTRAYVINAARADLATVANKPLTGSVVARVDRLLGLPTGGY; the protein is encoded by the coding sequence ATGAAATACCGCTCCGCATCCCTGATTCTGGCCTTGAGCCTCGTCCTTACCGCTGCGTCCGTCGATCCCTTTGCCGGGTTCGGATCATCGGCCGCCTTCGCACGCGGAGGGAATGGCGGCGGGAACGGTGGTGGAAATGGTGGTGGGAACAGCGGCGGAAATGGCGGCAGCCACGGCAACAGCGCCAGTCACTCGCAGAGTTCCAGCCATGCGCAGACCGGCGACTCCGCCGGTGCCAGCCGAACCGACGATGCGACCCAGGACGCGAAGATGCGCGCCGCCCAAATCCATGCGGCAGCCGTCGCGCACCCGTCCCAAATCTCCGCTGCGAAGACCGACGCGGTGGCCGATGAACTCGGCAATCTGAATGCGGCCCACGCCTCGGCAACCGCGCGGGCGAATGCCGCGCCGACGTCCATGGTCGGCAAGATCGCGACCTACGATGCCGCGATGCGGCAGGCATTGAGCATCAGCGACCCGGTAACCCGCGCCTATGTCATCAACGCGGCCAGGGCCGATCTCGCCACCGTGGCGAACAAGCCGCTGACGGGATCGGTGGTGGCGCGGGTGGACCGGCTGCTCGGCCTGCCGACCGGCGGGTACTAA
- the purD gene encoding phosphoribosylamine--glycine ligase: protein MKVLVVGSGGREHALCWAISNSPLCDALYCAPGNAGIADVATLVAIGSEDVDALVRFVQDNAIDFVVVGPEGPLVLGLVDRLTALGVKAFGPSAAAAELEGSKGFMKDILAKYGVPTAFYERFKDPDAAKAYVRKHGAPIVVKADGLAAGKGVTVARTEQEAFEAIDDALVGGRFGAAGAEVVVEEFLDGEEVSFFALCDGENALPLASAQDHKAVGDGDTGPNTGGMGAYSPAPVLTPDLQDRVMREIILPTVKGMAAEGKPFKGVLFAGLMIMPTPDGPVPKTLEFNVRFGDPECQTLMMRLKSDALAALIAAADGVLDSIDLRWHDQTALCVVMAANGYPGDYAKNTEIRGLDKAGAVDGVTVFHAGTKRAEDGRVLSVGGRVLGVTALAPTVAAAQAAAYKAVDALDWPDGFCRRDIGWRAVGR from the coding sequence ATGAAAGTCCTCGTCGTCGGATCGGGCGGTCGTGAGCACGCGCTCTGCTGGGCCATTTCCAATTCGCCGCTGTGCGATGCGCTCTATTGCGCGCCGGGCAATGCCGGCATCGCCGATGTCGCCACGCTGGTCGCCATCGGGTCGGAGGATGTCGACGCGCTGGTGCGCTTCGTCCAGGACAACGCCATCGACTTCGTCGTCGTCGGTCCGGAAGGCCCGCTGGTGCTGGGTCTGGTGGACAGGCTGACGGCGCTGGGCGTCAAGGCCTTCGGGCCGAGTGCGGCGGCGGCGGAGCTTGAGGGCTCCAAGGGCTTCATGAAGGACATCCTGGCGAAATACGGGGTGCCGACCGCCTTCTACGAGCGCTTCAAGGATCCCGACGCCGCCAAGGCCTATGTCCGCAAGCATGGTGCGCCCATCGTGGTGAAGGCCGACGGTTTGGCCGCCGGCAAGGGCGTCACCGTCGCCCGCACCGAGCAGGAAGCCTTCGAGGCCATCGACGACGCGCTGGTCGGCGGCCGCTTCGGCGCCGCCGGTGCCGAGGTGGTGGTGGAGGAGTTCCTGGACGGCGAGGAGGTCAGCTTCTTCGCGCTGTGCGACGGCGAGAACGCGCTGCCGCTGGCCTCGGCCCAGGACCACAAGGCGGTCGGCGACGGCGACACCGGGCCCAACACCGGCGGCATGGGCGCCTATTCCCCGGCCCCGGTGCTGACGCCCGATTTGCAGGACCGCGTGATGCGCGAGATCATCCTGCCGACGGTCAAGGGCATGGCGGCGGAAGGCAAGCCCTTCAAGGGCGTGCTGTTCGCCGGCCTGATGATCATGCCGACGCCGGACGGCCCGGTGCCGAAGACGCTGGAGTTCAACGTCCGCTTCGGCGATCCGGAATGCCAGACGCTGATGATGCGGCTGAAGTCCGACGCGCTGGCGGCGCTGATCGCCGCGGCAGACGGGGTGCTGGACAGCATCGACCTGCGCTGGCACGACCAGACCGCGCTGTGCGTGGTGATGGCGGCCAACGGCTACCCTGGCGACTACGCCAAGAACACGGAGATCCGCGGGCTGGACAAGGCCGGCGCCGTTGATGGCGTGACCGTGTTCCATGCCGGAACCAAGCGGGCCGAGGACGGCCGGGTGCTGTCGGTCGGCGGCCGGGTGCTGGGCGTCACCGCGCTGGCCCCGACAGTGGCGGCGGCGCAGGCGGCGGCCTACAAGGCGGTGGATGCGCTGGACTGGCCCGACGGCTTCTGCCGCCGCGACATCGGCTGGCGGGCGGTGGGGCGCTGA
- the oxlT gene encoding oxalate/formate MFS antiporter has product MNSQPAAESAAPVTDAVRWTQIVVGIVCMVAAANIQYAWTLFVPEIQATHGWTRASIQTAFTIFVVVQTWLTPIEGYFIDKYGPRVIVAAGGFFTGLSWIIDSYAGSLSMLYVGSAIGGIGVGCVYATCVNNALKWFPEKRGLAVGLTAGGYGAGSALTILPISAMIHSSGYQAAFFWFGLVQGAIIICAALFLRMPQKEQVKASTKVAQTRRDYTLGEAVRTPVFWVMWAMFIGTVTGGLMAVAQLGVIAHDLGVKEAPVSVFGLTMAALPFALMLDRVMNGISRPLFGFISDHIGREATMFVAFTLEGLGIIMLSKFGHDPMMFLILSGMVFLAWGEVYSLFSATSADTFGTKHAGKIYGVLYCAKGVAALLVPLGNLLMEATGTWATVLYVTATMDLTAAACALLVLKPMLARHHARNEELARRAEQGDTTRAVPVGAAAGTANG; this is encoded by the coding sequence ATGAATTCACAACCGGCGGCGGAGTCCGCGGCGCCGGTGACCGATGCGGTCCGCTGGACCCAGATCGTCGTCGGCATCGTCTGCATGGTGGCGGCGGCCAACATCCAGTATGCCTGGACGCTGTTCGTCCCGGAAATCCAGGCGACCCACGGCTGGACGCGCGCATCGATCCAGACCGCCTTCACCATCTTCGTCGTCGTGCAGACCTGGCTGACGCCGATCGAGGGCTATTTCATCGACAAGTACGGCCCCCGCGTGATCGTCGCCGCCGGCGGCTTCTTCACCGGCCTGTCCTGGATCATCGACAGCTATGCCGGTTCGCTCAGCATGCTGTATGTCGGCTCGGCCATCGGCGGCATCGGCGTCGGCTGCGTCTATGCCACCTGCGTCAACAACGCGCTGAAGTGGTTCCCGGAAAAGCGCGGTCTGGCGGTCGGCCTGACGGCGGGCGGCTATGGCGCCGGTTCGGCCCTGACCATCCTGCCGATCTCGGCGATGATCCACAGCAGCGGCTATCAGGCGGCGTTCTTCTGGTTCGGTCTGGTGCAGGGCGCCATCATCATCTGCGCCGCGCTGTTCCTGCGCATGCCGCAGAAGGAGCAGGTCAAGGCCTCCACCAAGGTCGCGCAGACCCGCCGCGACTACACGCTTGGCGAAGCCGTCCGCACTCCGGTCTTCTGGGTGATGTGGGCGATGTTCATCGGCACCGTCACCGGCGGCCTGATGGCGGTGGCCCAGCTGGGCGTCATCGCCCACGATCTGGGCGTGAAGGAAGCCCCGGTCAGCGTCTTCGGCCTGACCATGGCGGCTCTGCCCTTCGCCCTGATGCTGGACCGCGTGATGAACGGCATCTCGCGCCCGCTGTTCGGCTTCATTTCGGATCACATCGGCCGTGAGGCGACCATGTTCGTCGCCTTCACGCTGGAAGGGCTGGGCATCATCATGCTCAGCAAGTTCGGCCACGACCCGATGATGTTCCTGATCCTCAGCGGCATGGTGTTCCTGGCCTGGGGCGAAGTGTACAGCCTGTTCAGCGCCACCTCGGCCGACACCTTCGGCACCAAGCATGCCGGCAAGATCTACGGCGTCCTCTACTGTGCCAAGGGTGTCGCCGCGCTGCTGGTCCCGCTGGGCAACCTGCTGATGGAAGCCACCGGCACCTGGGCGACCGTGCTCTACGTCACCGCCACCATGGACCTGACCGCCGCGGCCTGTGCGCTCCTGGTCCTGAAGCCAATGCTGGCCCGCCACCATGCCCGCAACGAGGAGCTGGCGCGGCGTGCCGAACAGGGTGACACCACCCGCGCCGTCCCGGTCGGGGCCGCCGCCGGCACCGCCAACGGCTAA